A window of Tripterygium wilfordii isolate XIE 37 chromosome 7, ASM1340144v1, whole genome shotgun sequence contains these coding sequences:
- the LOC120002745 gene encoding E3 ubiquitin-protein ligase PUB22-like: protein MEMENEVEIPAHFLCPISLQLMRDPVTVSTGITYDRESIEEWLFSYKHNTCPVTKQVLSSDTDLIPNHTLRRLIQAWCTLNASYGIERIPTPKPPVDKIQIAKLITEAKKFPHMQFTCLQRLRSIALESERNRNCLESSVAVEFLVSIMKKNINQDHDKNVSDEVLSILYHLKLSETKLKSLVRNDEQFFDSFVEVLKNGNYRCRAYAIMLLKSIFEVADPANLISLKQEIIGEIVNVLRDQISHQASKAALKLLVEICPWGRNRIKTVQGGGVGLLIELLLEVKERRECELILVLLDQLCGCAEGRAELICHGAGIAIVSKKILRVSHAASDRAVKILSSICRFSATLRVLQEMLQVGVVSKLCLVLQVDSSSKAKDRTREILRLHSRVWRHSPCIPPHLVSSYPS, encoded by the coding sequence ATGGAAATGGAGAATGAAGTTGAGATTCCTGCGCATTTTCTTTGTCCGATTTCGCTACAACTCATGAGAGATCCAGTGACAGTCTCAACAGGGATAACATACGATAGAGAAAGCATAGAGGAATGGCTATTCTCATACAAGCACAACACATGTCCTGTAACGAAACAAGTACTGTCGAGCGACACAGATCTAATCCCGAATCACACTCTCCGCCGTCTAATCCAAGCGTGGTGCACTCTCAACGCCTCCTACGGAATCGAACGGATCCCAACTCCTAAGCCACCGGTTGACAAGATCCAAATAGCCAAGCTCATCACGGAGGCTAAAAAGTTCCCTCACATGCAGTTCACGTGCCTTCAACGCCTCAGATCGATTGCTCTCGAGAGTGAGCGGAACAGAAACTGCCTAGAATCTTCCGTTGCAGTCGAGTTCTTAGTTTCAATCATGAAGAAGAATATTAATCAAGATCACGACAAGAACGTGAGTGATGAAGTGTTAAGTATTCTTTATCATCTCAAGCTATCAGAAACCAAGTTGAAGAGTTTGGTAAGAAATGACGAACaattctttgattcttttgtgGAAGTATTGAAAAATGGGAATTACAGGTGTCGAGCTTATGCTATAATGCTATTGAAGTCCATATTCGAAGTTGCAGATCCTGCAAATTTGATTAGTCTTAAACAAGAAATCATTGGTGAAATAGTGAACGTTTTACGTGACCAAATCTCGCATCAAGCATCAAAGGCTGCGCTGAAGCTTCTAGTGGAGATCTGTCCGTGGGGACGAAACCGAATCAAGACCGTCCAAGGCGGTGGAGTTGGACTTTTGATCGAGCTACTTCTTGAAGTgaaggagaggagagaatgtgaattgattttagttcttttggatCAGCTTTGTGGGTGCGCGGAGGGGCGTGCGGAGTTGATATGTCATGGTGCGGGGATCGCGATTGTTTCGAAGAAAATATTGAGAGTTTCTCACGCCGCAAGTGATAGGGCAGTGAAGATTCTGAGCTCAATTTGTAGGTTTTCTGCGACTCTTAGGGTTCTTCAGGAAATGTTGCAAGTTGGCGTTGTGTCAAAGTTGTGTTTGGTGCTTCAAGTGGATAGCAGTTCGAAGGCTAAAGATAGGACAAGAGAGATATTGAGATTGCACTCTAGGGTTTGGAGGCATTCTCCGTGTATTCCTCCTCATTTGGTGTCTTCCTATCCATCCTGA
- the LOC120002270 gene encoding E3 ubiquitin-protein ligase PUB23-like, with the protein MEEVEIPQYFICPISLQIMKDPVTAITGITYDRESIEHWLKTARDTTCPVTNQPLPRDLNLTPNHTLRRLIQAWCVLGRVERIPTPRSPLNKQEALHLIDGIGNPNLCMKSLLKLEALATENESNKKCLAEAGIGEAMVSLTTKCFKEGKTIGLEECLRILHLVWSSSSDEIKPHVKENNDFVDSLTWVLGCKMDNHATLRTYAVLHMKQVTEVATTSLLERLKPELFKGIVRVLKDRISQQATKAALQVLIEACPWGRNRLKIVEANAVFELIELEFEKPEKNITEFIFNLLAQLCSCADGRAEFLNHAGGLAMLSKRILRVSPATNDGAVHILGLITKFSATNEVLSEMLRVGVVSKLCMVIQADCAPYLKERARLILRLHSNVWNNSPCIAVYLLTWQPR; encoded by the coding sequence ATGGAAGAAGTCGAGATTCCTCAGTATTTCATCTGTCCTATATCACTGCAAATCATGAAAGATCCAGTCACGGCCATCACCGGCATCACCTACGATCGTGAAAGCATAGAGCACTGGCTGAAGACGGCCAGGGACACTACATGTCCGGTCACGAACCAGCCTCTGCCGAGAGATTTGAACTTGACGCCTAATCACACTCTACGGCGGCTGATTCAAGCTTGGTGCGTTTTAGGCCGTGTGGAGCGAATCCCTACGCCAAGATCTCCTCTCAACAAACAAGAAGCTCTTCATCTCATTGATGGTATTGGGAATCCCAATTTATGCATGAAGAGTTTACTGAAATTAGAAGCACTAGCGACAGAGAATGAGAGTAACAAGAAGTGCTTGGCAGAAGCCGGTATCGGGGAGGCTATGGTTTCCTTGACCACAAAATGTTTCAAGGAAGGTAAGACAATCGGTCTCGAAGAATGTTTGAGAATTCTCCATCTAGTTTGGAGTTCGTCGTCCGATGAAATCAAGCCTCATGTCAAAGAAAATAATGATTTCGTTGATTCGTTGACATGGGTTTTGGGTTGCAAGATGGATAACCATGCTACTTTAAGAACCTATGCGGTGTTACATATGAAACAAGTAACCGAAGTAGCAACCACAAGCCTATTGGAGAGGTTAAAGCCTGAATTATTCAAAGGGATTGTGAGGGTCTTAAAAGATAGAATCTCACAACAAGCGACTAAAGCGGCGTTACAAGTACTAATTGAAGCATGTCCTTGGGGAAGAAACAGATTGAAAATTGTGGAAGCTAATGCGGTTTTCGAGCTCATAGAACTCGAGTTCGAAAAGCCCGAGAAGAACATCACTGAATTCATATTCAATCTCTTGGCACAACTGTGTTCTTGCGCGGATGGGAGGGCTGAGTTCTTGAATCACGCGGGAGGCCTCGCGATGTTATCGAAGAGAATATTAAGGGTTTCACCGGCAACAAACGATGGAGCAGTACATATACTTGGTTTGATTACGAAATTTTCAGCCACAAATGAAGTTCTTTCGGAGATGTTAAGGGTTGGTGTGGTGTCTAAATTGTGCATGGTGATTCAAGCAGATTGTGCTCCTTATTTGAAAGAGAGAGCAAGACTGATTCTTAGGTTGCATTCTAATGTGTGGAACAACTCACCTTGTATTGCTGTTTATTTGTTAACATGGCAACCTCGTTAA
- the LOC120001843 gene encoding protein FAF-like, chloroplastic codes for MQSLSKSLRLSSSLREEVMGTNKQGIVSILGSDCERNKSASLRRTLSADMSSKKWLIQHGFSPIKKIASSEEFPTLSIQDSEEEEECKENEAPDRNDVWSSIQEDNKRNKNEEMEKPDQLDIWSSILSQKVREDSKSIPPPYVHPLVKRSLSSLSEKSLELCTESLGSETGSDGFSSYPPSETSGVEDEEHEVVSQQAEQLVSRGFDQEYPPVLKYKKSPPRSLPPPITSLSNHDGSSLHMRSRRDNGRLVLEAVSVPSQNNFHAQRQDGRLVLTFINHEPSYEEEKENNMEDLVEEFEGIEEEGKEIEEEAEKDAMDQAPKLSSRVINFHKLITMSKPMVLATKSPTWPKKFNEMVKFEEEVEVEKPTPLAQSLPPRPPAAAARRIPAPPAAVKAKPTTAAASLNAYEYYWRPKTMASPVDKINGHDHILSKIPMEIEQQKLLVLRGKKGDDLVPLLKGCKEPRRSILFWEPNCIATS; via the coding sequence ATGCAATCACTTAGCAAGAGCCTACGCCTGTCTTCTTCTTTGCGCGAAGAAGTCATGGGCACCAACAAGCAAGGAATAGTCTCCATTCTCGGGTCGGACTGTGAAAGGAACAAATCCGCAtcacttcgaagaactctatcAGCCGATATGTCCTCCAAGAAATGGCTCATTCAACATGGATTCTCGCCAATTAAGAAAATTGCTTCCTCCGAAGAGTTCCCGACACTCTCCATCCAAGAttcagaggaggaggaggagtgcAAAGAAAACGAAGCGCCAGACCGAAACGACGTCTGGAGTTCAATTCAAGAAGACAACAAGAGGAACAAAAATGAAGAGATGGAAAAACCCGACCAATTAGATATATGGAGCTCCATCCTGTCACAGAAGGTTCGAGAAGATTCGAAATCGATTCCACCGCCTTATGTACATCCGCTGGTGAAAAGATCCTTGAGTTCTTTGAGTGAAAAGAGCCTCGAACTGTGCACCGAGAGTCTAGGATCCGAAACTGGATCCGACGGGTTCTCCTCTTACCCGCCTTCAGAGACTAGTGGCGTGGAAGACGAAGAACATGAAGTTGTATCACAACAAGCAGAGCAGCTAGTGTCACGAGGTTTTGATCAAGAGTATCCGCCAGTGCTCAAGTACAAGAAGTCACCACCAAGATCGCTCCCTCCGCCGATTACTTCACTCTCTAACCATGACGGATCGTCTCTGCACATGAGGTCGCGCCGCGATAATGGCCGTCTAGTTCTTGAAGCTGTCTCTGTTCCGTCACAAAATAATTTCCACGCTCAACGGCAGGACGGTCGTCTTGTCCTCACTTTTATCAATCACGAGCCTAGCtatgaagaagagaaggagaataATATGGAAGACCTTGTAGAAGAGTTTGAAGGAATTGAGGAAGAAGGCAAAGAAATTGAAGAGGAAGCAGAAAAGGATGCGATGGATCAAGCACCAAAGTTGTCAAGTAGAGTGATTAATTTCCACAAGTTAATAACGATGAGCAAGCCCATGGTCTTGGCTACCAAAAGCCCAACGTGGCCCAAAAAGTTCAACGAAATGGTCAAATTTGAAGAGGAGGTAGAAGTAGAAAAACCAACTCCACTTGCACAGTCACTCCCACCGCGGCCCCCAGCGGCAGCGGCTCGAAGGATTCCAGCACCGCCGGCAGCCGTTAAGGCTAAACCAACAACAGCTGCTGCATCACTGAATGCTTATGAGTATTACTGGAGGCCCAAGACCATGGCATCACCTGTTGACAAAATCAATGGTCATGATCACATTCTTTCCAAGATTCCCATGGAAATTGAGCAACAAAAGTTGCTAGTCTTGAGAGGTAAGAAAGGCGATGACTTGGTCCCATTATTGAAGGGTTGCAAGGAACCCAGAAGGTCAATATTGTTCTGGGAGCCTAATTGCATTGCCACCTCCTGA
- the LOC120001466 gene encoding J domain-containing protein spf31 produces MGDAKANSTSSVALDDYLLKEFFAEVSEVERDNEVIRILSCFKLNPFEHLNLAFDSSIDDVKKQYRKLSLLVHPDKCKHPQAKEAFGALAKAQQLMLDQQERDYILSQVNAAKEELRAKRKKQLKKDTASKIKQLVDEGKYDQQYEQSEEFQKELKLKVREILTDQEWRRRKMQMRISEEEGRVKKDEEEQKEMWKKKREHEEMWEGTRENRVSSWRDFMKGGKKAKKGELRPPKLKTEDPNKSYVQRPVKRG; encoded by the exons ATGGGCGACGCGAAAGCCAATTCTACCTCGTCTGTGGCCTTGGACGATTATCTCCTCAAAGAATTCTTTGCCGAGGTTAGCGAAGTTGAGCGGGACAACGAGGTTATCCG GATTCTTTCATGCTTCAAGTTAAATCCATTCGAGCATCTAAACCTAGCATTTGATTCGTCAATAGATGACGTGAAAAAGCAATATCGTAAG TTGTCATTACTGGTTCACCCTGATAAATGCAAGCATCCACAAGCAAAGGAGGCTTTTGGAG CATTGGCAAAAGCCCAACAGCTTATGCTTGATCAACAAGAAAGAGATTATATCCTTAGTCAAGTTAATGCTGCAAAAG AAGAATTAAGGGCAAAGAGGAAGAAGCAGTTGAAGAAAGATACAGCTTCTAAAATAAAGCAATTAGTTGATGAG GGGAAATATGACCAGCAGTATGAGCAATCTGAGGAGTTTCAAAAGGAGCTCAAATTAAAAGTTCGTGAAATATTAACTGATCAAGAATGGCGACGGAGGAAAATGCAGATGAGG ATATCAGAAGAAGAAGGTAGAGTAAAGAAggatgaagaagaacaaaaagaaatgtGGAAAAAAAAGCGTGAGCACGAGGAGATGTGGGAAGGAACAAGAGAAAATAGG GTTTCAAGCTGGAGAGACTTTATGAAGGGTGGAAAGAAG GCTAAAAAAGGAGAACTCCGTCCACCAAAACTCAAGACAGAGGATCCCAACAAGTCTTATGTCCAAAGGCCTGTAAAGCGAGGTTAA